The window TTTATTATTCTTCCCAATTGAGTAGGAACGAGCTGTTTATTTGAACGGGTAACATAATATCTTTCAAGCAAAACGGAAATAATGGGGGCATAAGTAGAAGGCCGCCCTATTCCTTTTTCTTCCAACATTTTTACAATGCTTGCATCGGTATAACGTGCAGGCCCTTGAGTAAAATGCTGTTCCGGGCGAAGAGTAATTACATTTACCTTATCTCCTATTTTCATAGAAGGAAGAGTCTTTCCTTTTTCGTCTTTTGAAATTAGGGTTTTTGTAACGTTATAAAACCCCTTTTCGGTAACCGAAGTTGAAGAAGCTCGAAAAACCGCATCGCCGACTTCAATTTCATAGCTTGAAGTTTTTGTTTTTGCATTTTTCATTTGACTTGCAACAAAGCGCTCCCAAATTAAGGTATAAAGCCTTAATTGGTCCCTGTTTAAAAATTCTTTTAAGTATGCGGGCGTGTACTCAACGTATGTAGGCCGTATACCTTCATGGGCATCTTGAGCTTTTTTGCCGACCGAATATTCTATATGCTTATCGGGTAAATCCGAAGGATAGTTTTCTTCAATCCATTTACGCACCGCCGTAATTGCAACGTCCGAAATTCTTACGGAGTCGGTACGCATATATGTAATTAAACCGACACGGTTAGCTCCTACGGCTATACCTTCATAAAGCTGTTGCGCTACTTGCATGGTTTTTTTAGATGTAAATCCGATTCTATTTGCCGCGGTTTGCTGCAATGTGGAAGTCGTAAACGGAGGCCTCGGTTTAATTGTTTTTTCCGCCGTTTTAATATCTAAAATTTTTGCAGGAAGAGATTTAAGCTTTTCAATAATTTCTTTAACTTCTTTTTCGTTTTTTAATTCGGGCTTTGCATTTTTATATTTTACCAGCTGCGCTTCAAAAGATGCCTTTCCGTATTTAAAATCGGAATCAAGTGTCCAATATTCGTCCGGAATAAAATTTTCAACTTCAACCTCCCGCTCGCAAATTAAACGCAAGGCAACCGACTGAACTCTGCCGGCCGATAAACCGTTTTTTACTTTTTGCCATAAAAGAGGAGAAAGGCTGTATCCTACTAGTCTGTCCAAAACGCGTCTTGCTTTTTGAGCGTTCACCTTTCCCATATCTATATCGGCAGGATTTTTAACCGCTTCCTGTATTGCCTTAGGTGTAATTTCATTAAATACAATCCGCTTGATGGGAACGCCGCATTCACTTGAAAAAGATTCATGTAAATGAAAGGCGATGGCTTCTCCTTCACGGTCATTATCACTTGCAAGAAAAACGAATGCGGATTTCTTTACTTCTTTTTTTAATTCGCGTAAAATTTTCGCCCTGCCGTGAACGGTAATATATTCGGGCGTAAAATTATTTTGTATATCTATTGCCAATCTTGATTTGGGTAAATCTATTAAATGCCCCATAGAAGCGCGTACAACATAATCCTGTCCCAAATACTTTTCAATCGTTTTCGCCTTTGAAGGAGATTCTACGATAATAAGATATTGGGTCTTGGCTTTTTTATCTTTTACAGCCGTTTTTTTGTTTGTTGTTTTAGCGATTTTTTTTTCATCAAGCGTTTTACTCATAAAAACCTCTTTTTAACCTTTCCTTTATAATTTTAAATCAGTAAACAACGATACCTGTCTGTTGTTTTCATTCAAAGAATATTTCCAATCATTTAAAATGTCCTTTGCACTTGTTATTGCAAGAGCTCCCTGCTCCGCAAGGTTTACACAGCCCTCATTTTGAATCGAATTCAAAAGAGTCTTACAAACATAAACATCTCTGCCCTGTTCCAGAGCAAACTCTCCGGTAATCAAAGCCCCCGATTTTTTAGGAGCTTCGACAATCAGCACGGAACGCGACAGCCCTGAAATAATTCTGTTCCTTTCAGGGAATCTGAAAGCAAGAGGCTCCGTGCCGGGAGTATACTCGCTTAAAATACAGCCGCCCTCTTCCAATATTTTTGCGGCAAGTTTCTTATTGCTTTTAGGATAAATTCCTTCCGGGCCGCAAGCTAAAACCGCAACGGCACTTACTCTTTTAACCTCAGCTTCAAAACAACCGCGATGAGAATAAGTATCTATCCCGTATGCCAATCCCGAAACCACAGGAATACCCAGTTCCGCAAACTCTCTTCCCAAAGACAGAGCCTCCTGTATTCCTTCCCCGGTCGGGCGTCTTGTTCCCACCATAGCAATTGCGGGCAGCTCAGGATTCGGCAAAGTGCCGCGATAAAATATCATAAAAGGAGCGTCGGGTATTTCCCTTAAAAGAGGCGGAAAGTCTTTTTCGTTAAACGAAACGGAACTTATTCCGTACATCTCCATAATTTTTACAGCCTTTTCCGAATACCTTTGAATAAGCTCAGGCTCAAATTTTTTCGGATTTACACGTCTCCCTATAAGCTCCGAAATATCTTTTATAGAAAGTAATGAAAACTCTTCGATTCCGTCAAGTTTTTCCGATAAAAGAAGTTTTTCTCTTCCTCTCAAAAACGAACATTGAGATAAGGCTATGTTTAAAATTTCTTTATCGGATATCTTCATATATCAATTCCCGCTATTCATTCTTTCCTTTATAAGTTTTATATTGTTTTCGGCTTCGGCTTTTTTTTCCGCACTGCTTGTAAGCGAAATAACTTTTTCATACATTTCGACAGCCTTTTCATTATTGCCCGTTACATAATAAGCCCTTCCCAATAAAAGTAAATGCTGTATCGGTTTTTGCTCTCTTTCAACAACGCTTTCCAAAAGCGGAATTGCCTCGTAAGGTTTATTTAATTCAAAAAGATATAAAACCGAAAGAGCGTAAACGGCTTTTGAATATTTCGGGTCAATTTCAATAGCCCGAGTATAGGAAGACACCGCAAGAGCATAGTATCTTTTTTTCTCTATATCCGTTCCCGATAAATCAAAATCAAGCGCATTTTTTGCAACAAGACTTGCAGCCAAACCGGTTTGATAAAACAAGTTTTGATTTTCAGGATAATATTCCAAAGCGGATTGAAAACAGGTTAGGGCTTTTTTATACATTTTTTGGTCCATATACCGCGAACCCAAAATTTTATACCAAATCCCTATTCTGCCTTCCGCAATTATAATATCTTCAACCCTGCGCTCGTACTTTTTTATAGCTTCTTTTAATTCTTCTTCGGTGGTAGGACGGCTGACACCCTCTTCCAATTCCTGAAGCCTTTTTATTCTGTTATTGTAATTACAACCGGAAAAAAAAGCAAGAGAAAAAGCTGCAACAACTAAAAATAAAATTCTTTTTTTCATTATACACTCCTATTTAATTCTTTTTCCATTAAAAAATTTATTATGATACATTTCCAGCGACTTATCTTCGATGTGGGTATACACTTGTGTAGTAGAAATATCGGAATGCCCGAGAAGACACTGAACCGAACGCAAATCGGCACCTCCTGCAAGTAAATGCGTTGCATAAGAATGCCTGAGCGTATGAACCTTAGTTTTAATTCCTGCAAAATTGGAAAGCTCGTTCATTCTTTTCCAAATCCCTTTACGGGTGATACAGCCGCCGTGATTGTTTAAAAACACGGCACCGGCTGTAAGCGTATTTTCGGAATACTTAGGTTTTAATAATTTACATCTGGCTTCCGCAGAATAACGTTTAAGCCAATATTTTGCGGCGCTTCCGAAAGGTACAATACGCTCCTTATTTCCCTTTCCGGTAACCTTAATCAAATCTTCTTCAAAAAAAATATCCTCAAGTTTTAAATTAACGATTTCACTTACACGCAATCCCGCCGAATAAATAAGTTCGAACATCGCCCTGTCGCGGATGTTATTAGGCGTATCCAAAGGAATCGCCGCAAAAAGCTCATCTATTTCTTCAGGCGATAAAACCCGCGGTAAAGTTTTTTCACGACGCGGCCTATCTATACCTTCACTGGGATTATCTTTGCGCACTCCTTCAATCACTAAAAATCTAAAAAAGGAATTAAGGGCCGCTATATCTTTTGCAATCGTTTTTGCCATAATACCCGCTTCCGCTCTGGATAAAATAAACCGAATACAGTCTTCTTGTGAGGCATTTTCAATTTGAATACCTTTAAGCTCTTCCCTAAACAATTGCAAAGTGTTTATATAAGTTTGCGCCGTTGCCTTTGAATGAGATTCCGCAGAGATTAAAAATCCGTAAAATGCGCGAAGCTGTATGTTTGTCAAATTATCTTCCCTTTTTGTTTCTGTAATAAGTCGGAATATCCAAATCCGTTCCGTCTTCCGGAACCTCTACGTTAAAGCTGTATTTTTGTTCGGCAAAATCAGGTTCGGCGGCGGTTTCATACTCTTGCAAAACCGGTTCGGCCGGACGGTTTTTTTCGTTTCTGAGCCCGAGCCCGGAAATAACCGGAGGTTTGGGAGGAGCCGAATTCCCCTGTCTGTTTAAATTGGACCACTGTCCCGATGTAATAAAAGAGTTTCCCGCAGAAGTTTTTTCTTCAACGGGTGACGGAGCCGCTTCGGTAACCTTTCCGAGCTCGAAAAATTCGTTTGAAGGAAATCCAGTTGCAATCAGGGTAACGCTTACCGAATCTCCCATTGAGGGGTCTACGGTTGTACCGAAACATGTTGAAACGTCCGGGTCGGCATTAGCGGTTATAATCCCCATAATTTCCTCAACCTCATGTAAGGTTAAAGTTTCGTTGCCGCAAATATTTACCAAAAGATGTTTTGCTCCCTCTATGCGGGAATCTTCCAATAAAGGATTGTTAATCGCATTTGTCGCGGCGTCCACGGCACGGCTTTGACCGTGCCCCACTCCTACACCCATGTGAGCATTTCCCTGAGAACGCATTGCGGATTGAACATCTGCAAGGTCTACATTTACTTCACCGGGTCTGTAAATTAAATCGGAAATCCCCTGAACGGCTTGACGTAAAACATCATCTACCTTTTTAAAGGCTTCCGGAACCGGTGTTGAAGGCTCAACAAGTTTTAATAAATGCTGATTCGGAATAACAATAACCGCGTCAACGGATTCTCGCAACTTTTGGATTCCGTTTTCGGCAAGTTTCATTCTCGTTTTTCCTTCAAAATTAAAAGGTTTTGTAACAACCGCTACCGTTAATACGCCCTGCTCTTTCGCTATTTCCGCAATTATAGGAGCGGAGCCCGTTCCCGTTCCGCCGCCCATTCCGGCGGTTATAAAAAGCATATCCGAATCTTTTATAGCATTGGCAATCGCTTCCCTGTCTTCAAGAGCGGCCTTTTCACCGACTTCAGGATTTCCTCCGGCACCGAGCCCTCCCGTAAGTTTTGAACCTATAGGAAGCTTTGTAGGTGCATTGGAATAATGCAAGGCCTGCAAGTCCGTATTCGCTACAATAAAATCCACATAGCGCATATCACTTGATAACATTCTGTTTACGGCATTGGAACCGCCGCCTCCCGCTCCTATTACTTTAATTACGGCAGGAGTACCGGGTAAACCGCCGGTATAAGAACCTCCGGTCTTAGTTGATGTCATTGAATCACAATTTTCTCTTTCAAGTATTTCGTAAGACATACCCATATAATTTTCCCTCCCATGTATATTGTCTTAAACGGAATTTTTAAATTCCGACCGTATTTTTTAATATCCCGCTTTTAAAATATTTTAAAACAAATCTTTAAAAAAATCCGAAAATTTTTTAAAAACGGTTTTTGAAGTTTCTCCGCCGTTTGCGGAAACGGATTCCTCCTTATTTTGATTTTCATAAGCGTTCCATACAAGCCCCAATACGGCGGCAAATTCGGGACTTCTATATTCTCCCGTCAAACCGCCAACCGTGGCGGGAACTCCCAAGCGTACGGAAGGCATATTAAAAATTTCGCTTGCCAACTCTACAGTACCCGAAAGTAAGGCGCCGCCGCCGCAAATAACCACGGAACCGGAAAGATGCATTCCCTTAGTAAAAGAAGAAACCTTATCTTTTATAATTGCAAATATTTCGGCCATTCTGGCTTGAAATATTTCGCATATTTCCAACTTGGAAATTTCTTCAGGGCCGCGGCCTGCAACTCCGGGTAAAAGAACCTGCTCATTGGCTTCAATAAAATCGCTCCAACAACAGCCGTTAGATAATTTTATTTTTTCCGCAATATCAAAAGGAATCTTTTTTATTACCGCCAAATCATTTGTAACCTGAATTCCTCCCACCGGAATTGCAGTTGTCATCACCGGCGCCCCGTTTTGCAT is drawn from Treponema pedis and contains these coding sequences:
- the dprA gene encoding DNA-processing protein DprA yields the protein MKISDKEILNIALSQCSFLRGREKLLLSEKLDGIEEFSLLSIKDISELIGRRVNPKKFEPELIQRYSEKAVKIMEMYGISSVSFNEKDFPPLLREIPDAPFMIFYRGTLPNPELPAIAMVGTRRPTGEGIQEALSLGREFAELGIPVVSGLAYGIDTYSHRGCFEAEVKRVSAVAVLACGPEGIYPKSNKKLAAKILEEGGCILSEYTPGTEPLAFRFPERNRIISGLSRSVLIVEAPKKSGALITGEFALEQGRDVYVCKTLLNSIQNEGCVNLAEQGALAITSAKDILNDWKYSLNENNRQVSLFTDLKL
- the ftsZ gene encoding cell division protein FtsZ translates to MTSTKTGGSYTGGLPGTPAVIKVIGAGGGGSNAVNRMLSSDMRYVDFIVANTDLQALHYSNAPTKLPIGSKLTGGLGAGGNPEVGEKAALEDREAIANAIKDSDMLFITAGMGGGTGTGSAPIIAEIAKEQGVLTVAVVTKPFNFEGKTRMKLAENGIQKLRESVDAVIVIPNQHLLKLVEPSTPVPEAFKKVDDVLRQAVQGISDLIYRPGEVNVDLADVQSAMRSQGNAHMGVGVGHGQSRAVDAATNAINNPLLEDSRIEGAKHLLVNICGNETLTLHEVEEIMGIITANADPDVSTCFGTTVDPSMGDSVSVTLIATGFPSNEFFELGKVTEAAPSPVEEKTSAGNSFITSGQWSNLNRQGNSAPPKPPVISGLGLRNEKNRPAEPVLQEYETAAEPDFAEQKYSFNVEVPEDGTDLDIPTYYRNKKGR
- a CDS encoding tetratricopeptide repeat protein — its product is MKKRILFLVVAAFSLAFFSGCNYNNRIKRLQELEEGVSRPTTEEELKEAIKKYERRVEDIIIAEGRIGIWYKILGSRYMDQKMYKKALTCFQSALEYYPENQNLFYQTGLAASLVAKNALDFDLSGTDIEKKRYYALAVSSYTRAIEIDPKYSKAVYALSVLYLFELNKPYEAIPLLESVVEREQKPIQHLLLLGRAYYVTGNNEKAVEMYEKVISLTSSAEKKAEAENNIKLIKERMNSGN
- the topA gene encoding type I DNA topoisomerase, translated to MSKTLDEKKIAKTTNKKTAVKDKKAKTQYLIIVESPSKAKTIEKYLGQDYVVRASMGHLIDLPKSRLAIDIQNNFTPEYITVHGRAKILRELKKEVKKSAFVFLASDNDREGEAIAFHLHESFSSECGVPIKRIVFNEITPKAIQEAVKNPADIDMGKVNAQKARRVLDRLVGYSLSPLLWQKVKNGLSAGRVQSVALRLICEREVEVENFIPDEYWTLDSDFKYGKASFEAQLVKYKNAKPELKNEKEVKEIIEKLKSLPAKILDIKTAEKTIKPRPPFTTSTLQQTAANRIGFTSKKTMQVAQQLYEGIAVGANRVGLITYMRTDSVRISDVAITAVRKWIEENYPSDLPDKHIEYSVGKKAQDAHEGIRPTYVEYTPAYLKEFLNRDQLRLYTLIWERFVASQMKNAKTKTSSYEIEVGDAVFRASSTSVTEKGFYNVTKTLISKDEKGKTLPSMKIGDKVNVITLRPEQHFTQGPARYTDASIVKMLEEKGIGRPSTYAPIISVLLERYYVTRSNKQLVPTQLGRIINTLLVKNFSDIVDVNFTAGMETKLDEVEENKVEWPNLMKSFYGTFQEQVEDAMVKVESIKGSLDEQTDIVCEKCGKPMVKKLGRFGFFLACTGFPECKNTKSIPLAKCPREGCGGDIIARKSKGRGKEFYGCTNFPKCDFISHFKPINAVCPKCGWFMVEKYDKKHGSYKACINPDCDYLHTVVEGVEDVNESEE
- a CDS encoding site-specific tyrosine recombinase, with the translated sequence MTNIQLRAFYGFLISAESHSKATAQTYINTLQLFREELKGIQIENASQEDCIRFILSRAEAGIMAKTIAKDIAALNSFFRFLVIEGVRKDNPSEGIDRPRREKTLPRVLSPEEIDELFAAIPLDTPNNIRDRAMFELIYSAGLRVSEIVNLKLEDIFFEEDLIKVTGKGNKERIVPFGSAAKYWLKRYSAEARCKLLKPKYSENTLTAGAVFLNNHGGCITRKGIWKRMNELSNFAGIKTKVHTLRHSYATHLLAGGADLRSVQCLLGHSDISTTQVYTHIEDKSLEMYHNKFFNGKRIK